A genomic segment from Halobacteriovorax sp. HLS encodes:
- a CDS encoding methyltransferase domain-containing protein produces the protein MTDSNNCCAPNSAQTKEEVKEYYGKTLQQSSDLKTNACCTGDIYPQYVKDAMKLIHDEVMQKYYGCGLTIPHSLKGKRVLDLGSGAGRDCYLLSYLVGEEGEVIGVDMTDEQLEVANRHIDYHTKKFGYNKPNTRFIKGDIEKLHELDLEDNYFDVIISNCVINLATDKNAVLKEVYRILRPGGEMYFSDVYSDRRIPAELVKDPVLYGECLSGALYWNDFLQMSKNNGFLDPRNVEAEVITIENEQLQKKVGQIKFYSVTYRLFKIDQLEADCEDYGQAVTYKGTISECPEEFRLDEHHVMKKGVSFRVCGNSFLMLQESRFKDHFEFSGDMKEHLGIFEGCGGSMPFDESSSKASCC, from the coding sequence ATGACTGATAGCAATAACTGTTGTGCTCCAAATAGTGCGCAAACAAAAGAGGAAGTAAAAGAGTACTACGGAAAAACATTGCAACAAAGTAGTGACTTAAAAACGAACGCCTGTTGCACAGGAGATATATACCCACAGTATGTTAAGGATGCCATGAAGTTAATTCATGACGAAGTTATGCAAAAGTATTACGGCTGTGGCCTTACCATTCCTCATTCTTTAAAAGGAAAGCGAGTTCTAGACTTAGGAAGTGGAGCAGGAAGAGACTGTTACCTACTCTCCTACCTAGTTGGAGAAGAAGGCGAAGTCATAGGTGTTGATATGACAGACGAACAGCTAGAAGTGGCAAATAGACATATTGACTATCACACCAAGAAGTTTGGTTATAATAAACCAAATACTCGCTTTATCAAAGGAGACATAGAAAAGCTTCATGAGCTTGATTTAGAAGATAATTACTTTGACGTAATTATTTCTAACTGCGTAATTAACCTAGCAACAGATAAAAATGCTGTTCTTAAAGAAGTGTACCGTATTTTAAGACCAGGTGGAGAGATGTACTTCTCAGATGTATATAGTGATAGAAGAATTCCAGCTGAACTTGTTAAGGACCCTGTCCTCTATGGTGAGTGCTTAAGTGGTGCTCTCTACTGGAATGATTTTCTTCAAATGTCTAAGAACAATGGTTTTCTTGACCCAAGAAATGTTGAAGCAGAAGTAATCACGATTGAAAATGAACAACTTCAAAAGAAAGTAGGACAAATAAAGTTCTACTCTGTTACCTATAGACTTTTTAAAATTGACCAGCTTGAAGCGGACTGTGAAGACTATGGTCAAGCTGTCACATATAAAGGAACAATAAGCGAGTGTCCTGAAGAATTCAGACTTGATGAACACCACGTAATGAAAAAAGGTGTTTCCTTTAGAGTCTGTGGTAACTCATTTCTAATGCTCCAAGAATCTAGATTTAAAGATCACTTCGAATTTAGTGGTGATATGAAAGAACATCTAGGAATTTTTGAAGGCTGTGGTGGTTCAATGCCATTTGATGAATCTTCAAGTAAAGCTAGTTGTTGTTAA